The DNA sequence TGTCGCACACCTACCGGCAGGTGACCTTCGAGCAGGCCGTGCAGGCCATCCGAGATCGCTATCTGGATGCCTTCGAGGGGCTCCACGCCTGGCTCGGCGCGCGGTACGATCAGCCGTGACCGATGGGACCGGGCTGTCCGAGCAGCACCTGGATCAGATTCGAGGGGTACTAACCCAGTTCCCCACCGTCACCGGAGCCATCCTGTTCGGCTCGCGAGCCAAGGGCTGCGCCACGCCGCGTTCGGACATCGATCTCGCGCTGGAGGGCATCAGGGAACCCCTCGAGACTGAGCGCATCGCACAGCAACTTGAGTCCCTGCCCCTGCCCTGGCGCTTCGATGTTCTGGCGCTTGAGACGATCGACCATCCGCCCTTGCTCGCTCATATCGCCAGGGTCGGCCTTCGGATTTATCAAAGGACCGGCTGAACCGTGTGTGCCCCCTTGGATGATCAAGGGCATTTCTGCCCGCCGTGAAGATGGCACTGAGATGAAGCGAGAGTCTACGGCGAATATAATCGATAACATTTGTTATCAGGAAATATGTCGCCGTATCGTTTCCCAAAACCTGCTAGCATGACCCATCGAAGCCCCCTTGGAGACTTTTCCCATGGCCAAATACGACCCCATCGCGATCGAGCCCAAATGGCAGCAGTACTGGGACGCCCACAAGACCTTCAAGACGCCGGACCTGCCGACCAAGCCCAAGTACTACGTGCTTGATATGTTTCCCTACCCCTCGGGGGACGGGCTGCACGTGGGGCATCCGGAGGGGTACACCGCCACTGACATCGTGGCCCGCTACAAGCGCATGAAGGGCTT is a window from the Candidatus Sericytochromatia bacterium genome containing:
- a CDS encoding nucleotidyltransferase domain-containing protein, whose product is MTDGTGLSEQHLDQIRGVLTQFPTVTGAILFGSRAKGCATPRSDIDLALEGIREPLETERIAQQLESLPLPWRFDVLALETIDHPPLLAHIARVGLRIYQRTG